In a genomic window of Mycolicibacterium neoaurum VKM Ac-1815D:
- the gltB gene encoding glutamate synthase large subunit produces MGNVPSGLYNPAYEHDSCGVAMVADMHGRRSRDIVDKAITALLNLEHRGAAGAEPNTGDGAGILIQVPDEFLRAVIKEQGLSFELPAEGSYATGIAFLPQSARDANLACEAVQKIVEAEGLQLLGWRDVPHDDSSLGALARDAMPTLRQVFIAGASGMDLERRAYVIRKRAEHELGTKGPGQDGPGRETVYFPSLSGQTFVYKGMLTTPQLRAFYLDLQDERLTSALGIVHSRFSTNTFPSWPLAHPFRRVAHNGEINTVTGNENWMKAREALIHTDVFGYHNDLNKIFPVCTPGASDTARFDEVLELLHLGGRSIAHAVLMMIPEAWERNTEMDPALRAFYQYHGSLMEPWDGPASVCFTDGTVIGAVLDRNGLRPSRIWVTQDGLVVMASEAGVLDLDPSTVVQKIRLQPGRMFLVDTAQGRIVSDEEIKSQLAAEHPYQEWLDAGLFHVDDLPPGKYVKMPHHRVVLRQQAFGYTYEELNLLVAPMARTGAEALGSMGTDTPIAVLSQRPRMLYDYFQQLFAQVTNPPLDAIREEVVTSLQGTVGPEGDLLNPDENSCRQIVLPQPILRNADLSKLVDVDPDHEINGHQHGMRAAVVSCLYPVADGGAGLRRALEDVRTKVSQAIRNGARIIVLSDRESTEWLAPIPSLLSVAAVHHHLVRERTRTQVGLVVESGDAREVHHMAMLCGFGAAAINPYMAFESIDDMIDRGVITGLSSDAAKANYVKAAGKGVLKVMSKMGISTLASYTGAQLFQAIGINQRVLDEYFSGLHCPTGGIDLDDIAADVAARHELAYLDRPDEWAHRELEVGGEYQWRREGEYHLFNPDTVFKLQHSTRTGQYEVFKQYTKLVDDQSERMASLRGLLKFKEGVREPVPLDEVEPASEIVKRFSTGAMSYGSISAEAHETLAIAMNRLGGRSNSGEGGESVDRFEPDENGDWRRSAIKQVASGRFGVTSHYLTNCTDIQIKMAQGAKPGEGGQLPGHKVYPWVAEVRHSTPGVGLISPPPHHDIYSIEDLAQLIHDLKNANPSARIHVKLVSENGVGTVAAGVSKAHADVVLISGHDGGTGATPLTSQKHAGAPWELGLAETQQTLLLNGLRDRIVVQVDGQLKTGRDVVIAALLGGEEFGFATAPLVVSGCIMMRVCHLDTCPVGVATQNPVLRQRFNGKPEFVENFFMFIAEEVRELMAQLGFRTVNEMVGQVGALDTTEAAAHWKAHKLDLAPVLHEPESAFMNQDLYCSSRQDHGLDKALDQQLITQCREALDAGTPVRFTTKIANVNRTVGTMLGHEVTKAYGGEGLPDGTIDITFEGSAGNSFGAFVPRGITLRVHGDANDYVGKGLSGGRIVVRPPGNAPSDYVAEDNIIAGNVILFGATTGQAFLRGQVGERFAVRNSGAHAVVEGVGDHGCEYMTGGKVVILGRTGRNFAAGMSGGVAYVYDPDGRLPGNVNGEMVDLDDLSAEDLEVLQEMIVAHVDTTDSAVGRRILADWDGAAKQFVKVMPRDYKRVLVAIEEAENSGQDVGEAIMAAARG; encoded by the coding sequence ATGGGAAATGTGCCCAGCGGCCTCTACAACCCCGCATACGAGCACGACTCATGCGGCGTGGCCATGGTGGCCGATATGCACGGTCGCCGCAGCCGCGACATCGTCGACAAGGCGATCACCGCGCTGCTGAACCTGGAGCACCGCGGTGCCGCCGGGGCCGAGCCCAACACCGGTGACGGCGCGGGCATCCTCATCCAGGTTCCCGACGAGTTCCTGCGCGCGGTGATCAAAGAGCAGGGCCTGAGCTTCGAGCTCCCCGCCGAGGGCAGCTACGCCACCGGTATCGCCTTCCTCCCACAGTCCGCCCGCGACGCCAACCTGGCCTGCGAGGCCGTGCAGAAGATCGTCGAGGCCGAGGGGCTGCAGCTACTGGGCTGGCGCGACGTCCCGCACGACGATTCCTCGCTGGGCGCGCTCGCCCGCGACGCGATGCCGACGCTGCGACAGGTCTTCATCGCCGGTGCCTCCGGCATGGATCTGGAGCGCCGGGCCTACGTGATCCGCAAGCGCGCCGAGCACGAACTGGGCACCAAGGGGCCCGGTCAGGACGGCCCCGGGCGCGAAACCGTCTACTTCCCAAGCCTTTCCGGACAGACGTTCGTCTACAAGGGCATGCTGACCACGCCGCAGTTGCGCGCCTTCTATCTGGACCTGCAGGACGAGCGGCTGACCAGCGCACTGGGCATCGTGCACTCGCGGTTCTCGACCAACACCTTCCCGTCCTGGCCGCTGGCGCATCCGTTCCGCCGCGTCGCCCACAACGGTGAGATCAACACCGTCACCGGCAACGAGAACTGGATGAAGGCCCGTGAGGCGCTCATCCACACCGACGTTTTCGGATACCACAACGACCTGAACAAGATCTTCCCGGTCTGTACCCCCGGCGCATCGGACACCGCCCGTTTCGACGAGGTCCTCGAGCTGCTGCACCTGGGCGGGCGAAGCATCGCGCACGCGGTGCTGATGATGATCCCGGAGGCCTGGGAGCGCAATACCGAGATGGACCCCGCGCTGCGGGCGTTCTACCAGTACCACGGCTCGCTGATGGAACCGTGGGACGGCCCGGCATCGGTCTGCTTCACCGACGGCACCGTCATCGGCGCCGTGCTGGACCGCAACGGCCTGCGCCCCTCGCGCATCTGGGTGACCCAGGACGGCCTCGTCGTGATGGCCTCGGAGGCCGGCGTGCTGGACCTCGACCCGTCCACCGTCGTGCAGAAGATCCGGTTGCAGCCGGGTCGCATGTTCCTGGTCGACACCGCGCAGGGCCGCATCGTCTCCGACGAGGAGATCAAATCGCAGCTCGCCGCCGAGCATCCGTATCAGGAGTGGCTGGACGCCGGTCTCTTCCACGTCGACGATCTGCCGCCCGGTAAGTACGTCAAGATGCCGCACCACCGCGTGGTGCTGCGTCAGCAGGCGTTCGGCTACACCTACGAGGAGCTCAACCTGTTGGTGGCGCCGATGGCGCGCACCGGAGCCGAGGCGTTGGGCTCGATGGGCACCGACACCCCGATCGCCGTGTTGTCGCAGCGGCCGCGGATGCTCTACGACTACTTCCAGCAGCTGTTCGCCCAGGTGACCAACCCGCCACTGGACGCCATCCGCGAAGAGGTGGTGACCAGCCTGCAGGGCACCGTCGGCCCCGAGGGCGACCTGCTCAACCCGGACGAGAACTCATGCCGTCAGATCGTGCTGCCGCAGCCGATCCTGCGTAACGCCGATCTGTCCAAGCTCGTCGACGTCGACCCCGACCATGAGATCAACGGCCACCAGCACGGCATGCGTGCGGCCGTGGTGAGCTGCCTGTACCCCGTCGCCGATGGTGGTGCCGGTCTGCGCCGCGCGCTGGAGGACGTCCGCACCAAGGTCAGCCAGGCCATCCGCAATGGTGCCCGCATCATCGTGCTCTCCGACCGCGAATCCACCGAGTGGCTGGCTCCGATCCCGTCGTTGCTCTCGGTCGCCGCCGTGCACCATCACCTGGTCCGCGAGCGCACCCGCACGCAGGTCGGTCTGGTCGTCGAGTCCGGTGATGCCCGCGAGGTGCACCACATGGCGATGCTGTGTGGTTTCGGCGCCGCCGCGATCAACCCCTACATGGCCTTCGAGTCGATCGACGACATGATCGACCGTGGCGTCATCACCGGCCTGTCCAGCGACGCGGCCAAGGCCAACTATGTCAAGGCCGCCGGCAAGGGTGTGCTGAAGGTGATGTCGAAGATGGGCATCTCCACCCTGGCGTCCTACACCGGCGCCCAGCTGTTCCAGGCCATCGGTATCAACCAGCGGGTGCTCGACGAGTACTTCTCCGGGTTGCACTGTCCCACCGGCGGTATCGACCTCGACGATATCGCCGCCGATGTCGCGGCCCGCCACGAGCTGGCCTACCTGGACCGGCCCGACGAGTGGGCGCACCGTGAGCTCGAGGTCGGCGGTGAGTACCAGTGGCGCCGGGAGGGCGAGTATCACCTGTTCAACCCCGACACCGTGTTCAAGCTGCAGCATTCGACCCGCACCGGGCAGTACGAGGTGTTCAAGCAGTACACCAAGCTGGTCGATGACCAGAGCGAGCGGATGGCCTCGTTGCGCGGCCTGCTGAAGTTCAAAGAGGGTGTGCGCGAACCGGTGCCGCTCGACGAAGTCGAGCCGGCCAGTGAGATCGTCAAACGCTTCTCGACCGGTGCCATGAGCTATGGGTCCATCTCGGCAGAGGCGCACGAGACGCTGGCCATCGCCATGAACCGCCTCGGCGGACGCTCGAACTCCGGTGAGGGCGGCGAGAGCGTCGATCGCTTCGAACCCGACGAGAACGGTGACTGGCGGCGCAGCGCCATCAAGCAGGTGGCTTCGGGCCGGTTCGGCGTGACCAGCCACTACCTGACCAACTGCACCGATATCCAGATCAAGATGGCCCAGGGCGCCAAACCCGGTGAGGGCGGCCAACTCCCGGGTCACAAGGTGTACCCGTGGGTCGCCGAGGTGCGGCACTCCACACCGGGTGTCGGCCTGATCTCCCCGCCGCCGCACCACGACATCTACTCGATCGAGGATCTGGCGCAGCTGATCCACGATCTGAAGAACGCCAACCCGTCGGCGCGCATCCACGTCAAACTGGTCAGCGAGAACGGTGTCGGCACCGTAGCCGCGGGTGTCTCGAAGGCGCACGCCGACGTGGTGTTGATCTCCGGGCACGACGGCGGTACCGGTGCCACTCCGCTGACCTCGCAGAAGCATGCCGGCGCCCCCTGGGAGCTCGGACTTGCCGAGACGCAGCAGACCCTGCTGCTCAACGGTCTTCGCGATCGCATCGTCGTCCAGGTGGACGGTCAGCTCAAGACGGGTCGCGATGTCGTGATCGCCGCCCTGCTCGGCGGCGAGGAGTTCGGATTCGCCACCGCGCCGCTGGTGGTCTCGGGTTGCATCATGATGCGGGTGTGCCATCTGGACACCTGCCCGGTGGGTGTGGCCACCCAGAACCCGGTGCTGCGCCAGCGCTTCAACGGCAAGCCCGAGTTCGTGGAGAACTTCTTCATGTTCATCGCCGAAGAGGTTCGGGAACTGATGGCGCAGTTGGGTTTCCGCACCGTCAACGAGATGGTCGGCCAGGTAGGTGCGCTGGATACCACGGAGGCCGCCGCGCACTGGAAGGCGCACAAGCTCGACCTCGCGCCGGTGTTGCACGAGCCCGAGTCGGCGTTCATGAACCAGGACCTCTACTGCAGCTCGCGTCAGGATCATGGTCTGGACAAGGCGCTTGACCAGCAGCTGATCACCCAGTGCCGCGAGGCGCTGGATGCCGGCACGCCGGTGCGGTTCACGACAAAGATCGCCAACGTCAACCGGACCGTCGGCACCATGCTGGGCCACGAGGTCACCAAAGCCTATGGTGGCGAAGGACTTCCCGACGGCACCATCGACATCACCTTCGAGGGTTCGGCCGGTAACAGCTTCGGGGCGTTCGTCCCGCGCGGTATCACGCTGCGGGTGCACGGTGACGCCAACGACTATGTCGGCAAGGGTCTTTCCGGTGGCCGGATCGTGGTGCGTCCGCCGGGCAACGCGCCCAGTGACTATGTGGCCGAAGACAACATCATCGCGGGCAACGTGATCCTGTTCGGCGCGACCACCGGGCAGGCGTTCCTACGCGGTCAGGTCGGTGAGCGGTTCGCGGTGCGCAACTCGGGTGCCCACGCCGTCGTCGAGGGCGTCGGTGACCACGGTTGTGAGTACATGACCGGTGGCAAGGTCGTAATTCTCGGCCGCACCGGACGCAACTTCGCGGCAGGTATGTCCGGCGGTGTCGCGTATGTCTACGACCCGGACGGCCGGCTGCCCGGCAATGTGAACGGCGAGATGGTCGATCTGGACGACCTGAGCGCCGAGGACCTCGAGGTGTTGCAGGAGATGATCGTGGCGCATGTCGATACGACGGATTCGGCGGTGGGCCGCCGGATCCTGGCCGACTGGGATGGTGCGGCCAAGCAGTTCGTCAAGGTGATGCCCCGTGATTACAAGCGGGTGCTGGTAGCCATCGAGGAGGCCGAGAACTCCGGCCAGGACGTGGGCGAGGCGATCATGGCGGCGGCCCGTGGCTGA
- a CDS encoding PaaI family thioesterase has translation MSYPLNTPTGRFGIHDVEQGPTTYSAALPVAAWRNPFTGAPSMAALGVLVDHIAGYPNHARRPDGRWTVTSELTIEFCPGAHHTLTADNAAPIVATSRTLGVPAGTSLSVCDLTHDGRPIGHATIRSFYIEAASGNANLPHPEPDADTILPTELSDLLAVEVAEAGGAAGDARVLRQHAHPAINNHLGAVHGGIVAAGLELVAAAALNTDPARPPLHTASLRINYLRRLIGGGQAHYRGTALHAGRSSGVAEAQGIDANGRLALTARLTAYRD, from the coding sequence ATGTCATATCCACTGAACACCCCGACCGGCCGTTTCGGCATCCACGATGTCGAGCAGGGACCGACCACGTATTCGGCAGCCCTACCGGTCGCCGCATGGCGCAATCCGTTCACCGGGGCACCGAGCATGGCAGCGCTGGGCGTCCTGGTGGATCACATCGCCGGCTACCCCAACCACGCTCGGCGGCCCGACGGCCGTTGGACGGTAACCAGTGAACTGACAATCGAATTCTGCCCGGGCGCGCACCACACGCTGACTGCCGACAACGCTGCGCCGATCGTGGCAACCAGTCGGACGCTCGGCGTCCCGGCCGGAACGTCGCTGTCGGTATGCGACCTCACGCACGACGGCCGGCCGATCGGCCATGCCACCATACGTTCCTTCTACATCGAAGCCGCTTCGGGCAATGCAAATCTGCCTCACCCGGAGCCGGACGCCGACACGATTCTGCCGACCGAACTGAGCGATCTGCTGGCCGTCGAGGTGGCCGAGGCCGGAGGTGCGGCGGGCGACGCGCGAGTACTCCGCCAGCATGCGCATCCGGCGATCAACAACCACCTCGGCGCGGTGCACGGCGGAATCGTGGCCGCCGGCCTGGAACTGGTGGCCGCCGCAGCACTGAATACCGACCCGGCGCGGCCCCCACTCCACACCGCGTCACTGCGGATCAACTATCTGCGCCGGCTGATCGGCGGCGGGCAGGCTCATTACCGCGGGACTGCGCTGCACGCCGGGCGGAGCAGCGGAGTGGCCGAAGCCCAGGGCATCGACGCCAATGGCCGACTGGCCCTGACGGCCCGTCTGACGGCGTACCGGGACTAG
- the aqpZ gene encoding aquaporin Z, whose product MSTPTMTHRLAAEFIGTFWLVLGGCGSAVFAAKFLAGDGVSLGIGFLGVALAFGLTVLTGVYAFGTISGGHFNPAVTLGAALAKRVEWSAVLPYWIVQVIGGFAGGAIIYAIASGAPDWSPTGNMAANGYGVHSPGGYSIWAVLITEVVLTFIFLLVILGSTDDRAPKGFAGLAIGLTLTLIHLISIPISNTSVNPARSTGVALFNADGAPSQLWLFWLAPLVGAAIAGVAYPLLFGVAEELADRPVRDDELDAR is encoded by the coding sequence ATGTCCACACCCACCATGACACATCGACTCGCAGCCGAGTTCATCGGCACCTTCTGGCTTGTGCTCGGCGGATGCGGTAGTGCTGTGTTCGCCGCCAAGTTCCTCGCCGGCGACGGTGTGTCGCTCGGCATCGGCTTCCTCGGTGTCGCATTGGCGTTCGGGCTCACGGTGCTCACCGGCGTGTACGCCTTCGGCACCATTTCAGGCGGCCACTTCAATCCCGCTGTGACACTGGGTGCGGCACTGGCCAAGCGCGTGGAGTGGAGCGCGGTGCTGCCGTACTGGATTGTCCAGGTGATAGGCGGGTTCGCAGGCGGTGCAATCATTTACGCGATCGCCAGCGGGGCGCCGGACTGGAGCCCCACCGGGAACATGGCCGCCAACGGATACGGCGTGCACTCACCCGGCGGATACTCGATATGGGCGGTGTTGATCACCGAAGTGGTGCTGACCTTCATCTTCCTGCTGGTCATCCTCGGTTCGACCGACGATCGCGCTCCGAAGGGGTTTGCCGGGCTGGCAATCGGATTGACGCTCACCCTGATCCACCTGATCTCCATTCCGATCTCGAACACCTCGGTCAACCCGGCGCGCTCCACCGGCGTCGCGTTGTTCAACGCCGATGGAGCGCCCAGCCAACTCTGGCTGTTCTGGCTTGCCCCGCTGGTGGGAGCGGCCATAGCCGGAGTCGCCTATCCGCTGTTGTTCGGTGTCGCAGAGGAATTGGCCGATCGTCCGGTTCGAGACGACGAGCTCGACGCGCGCTGA
- a CDS encoding Dps family protein, with amino-acid sequence MTAFTIPGLTDKQGAEVAELLQKQLSRYNDLHLTLKHVHWNVVGPNFIGVHEMIDPQVDLVRGYADEVAERIAALGASPLGTPGAIINDRSWDDYSVNRDKVQAHLAALDLVYTGIIEDTRKNIERLDDIDLVSQDMLIGHAGELEKFQWFVRAHLESAGGTLVHEGKSTEKGAADKAR; translated from the coding sequence ATGACTGCGTTCACCATCCCTGGACTGACCGACAAGCAGGGAGCCGAGGTGGCCGAGCTGCTGCAGAAGCAGCTCAGCCGCTACAACGACCTGCACCTGACCCTCAAGCACGTGCACTGGAATGTCGTGGGGCCGAACTTCATCGGCGTGCACGAGATGATCGACCCGCAGGTCGACCTGGTGCGTGGGTATGCCGACGAAGTCGCCGAACGTATTGCGGCACTCGGTGCATCACCGCTCGGAACGCCGGGTGCGATCATCAATGATCGCAGCTGGGACGACTACTCGGTGAACCGCGACAAGGTCCAGGCCCATCTGGCCGCCCTGGACCTGGTCTACACCGGCATCATCGAGGACACCCGTAAGAACATCGAGCGTCTCGATGACATCGACCTGGTCTCCCAGGACATGCTCATCGGACATGCCGGCGAGCTGGAGAAGTTCCAGTGGTTCGTCCGTGCGCACCTGGAGAGTGCCGGCGGCACCCTGGTGCACGAAGGGAAGTCCACCGAGAAGGGTGCCGCCGACAAAGCCCGCTGA
- a CDS encoding DNA-3-methyladenine glycosylase family protein, whose amino-acid sequence MPSATLRFDGPVSPGLTLAPLRRGGGDPCYQIVGTDIWRTSLMRTGPVTARIAKTAVDTVECEAWGAGAAEFIDGLPVLLGVDDDDAGFMPTDPTIAAARRRVPHLRLGRTGRVLEALIPAIIEQRVYGKDAFRAWRILTTKFGGPAPGPAPTGMRVPPSAEVWRRIPSWEFQLANVDPGRARTVVGSAQRGDALERLTAENAVRGLRSLPGVGIWTAAETVQRAFGDADEISVGDYHLATTVGLSLLGVPIDDAAMVELLEPLRPHRQRAVRLLYASGLAINPRRAPRQAIPNLRAL is encoded by the coding sequence GTGCCGTCCGCCACGCTCAGGTTCGACGGGCCCGTCAGTCCCGGTCTGACGCTGGCCCCGTTGCGACGTGGCGGCGGCGACCCGTGCTATCAGATCGTCGGCACCGACATCTGGCGGACATCGCTGATGCGCACCGGCCCGGTCACTGCCCGCATCGCCAAGACCGCCGTCGACACGGTGGAGTGCGAAGCATGGGGAGCCGGGGCGGCCGAGTTCATCGACGGGCTGCCCGTATTGCTGGGCGTCGACGACGATGACGCCGGATTCATGCCCACCGACCCCACCATTGCGGCGGCGCGCCGGCGGGTGCCGCACCTGCGTCTGGGCCGCACCGGCCGGGTGCTGGAGGCCCTGATCCCGGCGATCATCGAACAGCGGGTATACGGCAAGGACGCATTCCGGGCCTGGCGCATACTGACCACGAAGTTCGGCGGCCCGGCCCCTGGTCCGGCGCCGACCGGTATGCGCGTCCCGCCGAGCGCGGAGGTGTGGCGGCGCATTCCGTCCTGGGAGTTCCAGCTGGCCAACGTGGACCCCGGCCGGGCCCGAACCGTCGTCGGGAGTGCGCAGCGCGGCGACGCGTTGGAACGGTTGACCGCCGAGAACGCGGTGCGCGGTCTGAGATCGCTGCCGGGCGTGGGGATATGGACCGCTGCCGAAACGGTGCAGCGCGCTTTCGGTGACGCCGACGAAATCTCGGTCGGTGATTACCATCTCGCCACCACGGTCGGACTGAGCCTGCTCGGCGTCCCGATCGACGACGCCGCGATGGTGGAGTTGCTCGAGCCGTTGCGGCCGCATCGTCAGCGCGCGGTGCGACTGCTCTACGCCAGCGGGCTCGCGATCAACCCGCGCCGGGCACCGAGACAGGCCATTCCCAATCTGCGGGCGCTCTGA
- a CDS encoding DUF427 domain-containing protein, translated as MTARQPRQPNAEHPITITPTGRRVTVTVGDTVVARTDDALTLQEASYPPVQYVPLADVDPAVLSASATTTYCPYKGDANYYNVGDVPDVIWSYRQPYPAVAEIAGRVAFYPDKARVELS; from the coding sequence ATGACAGCCCGGCAACCCCGGCAGCCCAATGCCGAGCATCCGATCACCATCACGCCCACCGGACGGCGGGTCACCGTCACCGTCGGCGATACCGTCGTGGCCCGTACCGATGACGCGCTGACCCTGCAGGAGGCCAGCTATCCGCCGGTCCAGTACGTCCCGCTGGCCGACGTCGATCCCGCCGTGCTCTCCGCCAGCGCGACGACCACCTACTGCCCGTACAAGGGCGACGCGAACTACTACAACGTCGGTGACGTGCCCGATGTCATCTGGAGCTATCGGCAGCCCTATCCCGCGGTCGCCGAGATCGCCGGCCGGGTCGCCTTCTACCCGGACAAGGCACGCGTGGAACTGTCCTAG
- a CDS encoding SRPBCC family protein, producing MSAPVQASVTIAAEPAAVYSLITDLPTMASLAEEVHAMSWTKGSAAAPGAVFRGRNRNGAKSWSTTCTVTAADPGSAFAFDVKSAMLPIAHWRYDIVATEGGCTVTESVWDRRAGWFKKFAGLATGVSDRDNANAEHIRLTLQRLKERAEA from the coding sequence ATGAGCGCACCGGTCCAAGCATCCGTCACCATCGCTGCCGAACCCGCCGCGGTCTACTCGCTGATCACCGACCTACCGACGATGGCGTCCTTGGCCGAGGAGGTGCACGCCATGTCGTGGACGAAGGGGTCCGCAGCCGCACCCGGCGCGGTGTTCAGGGGCCGGAACCGCAACGGTGCGAAGTCGTGGAGCACCACCTGCACCGTCACCGCGGCCGATCCCGGTAGCGCGTTCGCCTTCGACGTGAAGTCGGCGATGCTGCCGATCGCGCACTGGCGCTACGACATCGTCGCCACCGAGGGTGGGTGCACGGTCACCGAATCGGTCTGGGACCGGCGCGCCGGGTGGTTCAAGAAGTTCGCCGGGCTCGCCACCGGCGTGAGTGACCGTGACAACGCCAATGCCGAACACATCCGGCTCACTCTGCAGCGCCTCAAGGAGCGCGCGGAAGCCTAG
- a CDS encoding NAD(P)/FAD-dependent oxidoreductase — protein sequence MPTINGQVSHWFDTLPTPRPGLPGDRDADVCIVGAGYTGLWTAYYLKRADPSLRIIVLEARFAGYGASGRNGGWLSGLVPGDRNRMAKSHGREKVIAWQQALNDAVDEVIAVAAAEGIDAGAVKGGNLEIARNPAQAARLSAAVAEERRWLNDVTELTKEEAAQRIAFDGMLSAYHTPHCARIQPAALVRGLADTVERLGVALYERSPVHEIVQGRAVTVSGTVRAPIVLRATEGFTSALPGLHRRWLPMNSSMIATEPIPVALWDEIGWGERELVGDTAHGFFYAQRTVDDRIAIGGRSVPYRFGSRTDNDGRVPARTIRSLTEVLHSLLPQVRQVPIAHGWCGVLAVPRDWEAGVALDRASGLGWAGGYVGHGVTATNLAGRTLADLVLGHRTERTQLPWVGHQSRNWEPEPLRWLGVRGLYTAYKVADRHEARSGSAKTSPIARVADLITRKP from the coding sequence GTGCCCACGATCAACGGTCAGGTATCGCACTGGTTCGACACGCTTCCGACGCCGCGCCCCGGACTGCCGGGTGATCGCGACGCCGATGTGTGCATCGTCGGCGCCGGATACACCGGATTGTGGACGGCCTATTACCTCAAGAGGGCCGACCCGTCCTTGCGGATCATCGTGCTCGAGGCACGGTTCGCCGGCTACGGTGCGTCCGGGCGAAATGGTGGCTGGCTGTCGGGCCTGGTTCCCGGGGACCGGAACAGGATGGCGAAAAGCCATGGCCGAGAGAAGGTTATCGCCTGGCAGCAGGCGCTGAACGACGCCGTCGACGAGGTGATCGCGGTCGCGGCCGCCGAGGGCATCGACGCCGGGGCCGTCAAGGGTGGGAATCTGGAAATCGCCCGCAATCCCGCGCAGGCCGCCCGGCTGTCCGCCGCCGTCGCCGAGGAACGCAGGTGGCTCAACGACGTCACCGAGCTGACCAAAGAGGAAGCGGCGCAACGGATCGCATTCGACGGAATGCTCTCGGCCTACCACACCCCGCACTGTGCGCGCATTCAACCGGCGGCGCTGGTTCGTGGCCTGGCCGACACCGTGGAACGCCTCGGTGTCGCACTCTACGAGCGGTCTCCTGTCCACGAGATCGTCCAGGGTCGCGCCGTCACGGTGAGCGGGACCGTGCGGGCCCCCATCGTGCTACGCGCCACCGAAGGATTCACCTCGGCGCTGCCGGGTCTGCACCGCCGCTGGCTGCCCATGAACAGTTCGATGATCGCCACCGAGCCCATCCCCGTCGCGTTGTGGGATGAGATCGGTTGGGGGGAAAGAGAGCTCGTCGGCGATACTGCGCACGGCTTCTTCTATGCCCAGCGCACCGTCGATGACCGAATCGCCATCGGCGGGCGCAGTGTGCCCTACCGGTTCGGTTCGCGCACCGACAATGACGGCCGGGTGCCCGCGCGGACCATCCGATCGCTGACCGAGGTGCTGCACTCGCTGCTGCCCCAGGTGCGTCAGGTTCCGATCGCCCACGGCTGGTGTGGGGTTCTGGCGGTACCGCGGGACTGGGAGGCCGGGGTGGCGCTGGATCGCGCGAGCGGCCTCGGCTGGGCGGGCGGCTATGTCGGGCATGGGGTGACGGCCACCAACCTGGCCGGGCGCACGCTGGCCGACCTGGTCCTCGGGCACCGCACCGAGCGCACCCAATTGCCGTGGGTCGGTCACCAGTCGCGCAACTGGGAACCAGAACCGTTGCGCTGGCTCGGGGTCCGTGGTCTCTACACCGCGTACAAGGTGGCCGATCGACACGAAGCGCGCAGCGGATCCGCGAAGACATCACCGATCGCGCGAGTGGCCGATCTGATCACCCGCAAACCCTAG
- a CDS encoding DUF4262 domain-containing protein, translating to MCWQCDHPGATRADYLEVLRRAARKTGWAVQYVETDPPFAYTIGLADAGLPELLITGLPPERSLGLLNAAAHYMVHETEPLPGDTMDFGDDVVAEFVEVSAPDVHMGWAVAYHGGPVRGMQVAWRDHDGHSPWCPDFNLGGPRQPVLGIRGPTEG from the coding sequence ATGTGCTGGCAATGCGATCATCCCGGAGCCACCCGGGCCGACTATCTGGAAGTCCTGCGCCGCGCGGCGAGAAAGACCGGCTGGGCCGTGCAGTACGTCGAGACCGATCCACCATTCGCGTACACCATCGGCTTGGCCGATGCGGGGCTGCCGGAACTACTCATCACCGGCCTGCCGCCGGAACGTTCCCTGGGTCTGTTGAACGCAGCGGCTCACTACATGGTGCACGAGACTGAGCCGTTGCCCGGCGACACCATGGACTTCGGGGACGATGTGGTGGCCGAATTCGTCGAGGTGAGCGCACCCGATGTGCACATGGGGTGGGCGGTGGCCTACCACGGCGGACCCGTTCGCGGGATGCAGGTCGCCTGGCGCGATCACGACGGCCACTCCCCCTGGTGTCCCGATTTCAATCTCGGCGGTCCGCGACAACCTGTCCTCGGCATCCGGGGGCCTACCGAGGGCTGA